A DNA window from Zingiber officinale cultivar Zhangliang chromosome 3A, Zo_v1.1, whole genome shotgun sequence contains the following coding sequences:
- the LOC122053910 gene encoding probable membrane-associated kinase regulator 4 — translation MLMAMAVALPPCDHLLIDDDDKEYIDMDLSSTNATSPCPKEFEFKMWHKGPERDPSISPADELFYKGKLLPLLLPPQLRMVENLERPAPTAPATLANRNRSRKKAFSEKLKLKMKASQSYLKALFTRDPHKAVDEEELACRRSFSGATIARNSTAKSPSSCSSSSSSSFSCFNSQIVLKRSSSASSEMENSILGAIAYSKESQQQSNARMRSMAIAFKLPERPRPCNNTTK, via the coding sequence ATGCTCATGGCCATGGCTGTGGCACTCCCTCCCTGTGATCATCTCTTGATCGACGACGACGACAAAGAGTACATAGACATGGACTTGAGCTCAACCAATGCCACCTCGCCTTGCCCCAAAGAGTTTGAATTCAAAATGTGGCACAAAGGCCCAGAGAGGGACCCCTCCATCTCCCCCGCTGATGAGCTCTTCTACAAGGGGAAACTCCTTCCCTTGCTCCTCCCCCCGCAGCTTCGCATGGTCGAAAACCTCGAAAGGCCAGCCCCGACAGCTCCGGCTACCCTAGCAAACAGAAACCGCAGCCGCAAAAAGGCCTTttctgaaaaattgaaactgaAGATGAAGGCCTCTCAATCCTACCTCAAGGCTTTGTTCACTAGAGACCCACACAAGGCAGTGGATGAGGAGGAATTGGCCTGCAGGAGGTCCTTTTCCGGGGCCACCATTGCCCGGAACTCGACCGCCAAATCTCCGTCgtcttgctcttcctcctcctcctcttctttctcATGTTTCAACTCGCAGATCGTGCTGAAGAGGAGCAGCAGCGCGAGCTCGGAGATGGAGAATTCAATCCTTGGGGCCATTGCCTACAGCAAAGAGTCTCAGCAGCAGTCCAACGCAAGAATGCGCTCCATGGCCATTGCTTTTAAGCTTCCGGAGAGGCCAAGGCCTTGCAACAACACCACAAAATGA